A single region of the Drosophila miranda strain MSH22 chromosome 2, D.miranda_PacBio2.1, whole genome shotgun sequence genome encodes:
- the LOC108156541 gene encoding phosphatidylinositol-binding clathrin assembly protein LAP isoform X9 — protein MTMAGQTINDRLLAARHSLAGQGLAKSVCKATTEECIGPKKKHLDYLVHCTNEPNVSIPHLANLLIERSQNANWVVVYKSLITTHHLMAYGNERFMQYLASSNSTFNLSSFLDKGTVQDGGMGVPGGRMGYDMSPFIRRYAKYLNEKSLSYRAMAFDFCKVKRGKEEGSLRSMNADKLLKTLPVLQAQLDGLLEFDCQSNDLSNGVINMSFMLLFRDLIRLFACYNDGIINLLEKYFDMNKKLARDALDLYKKFLVRMDRVGEFLKVAENVGIDKGDIPDLTKAPSSLLDALEQHLATLEGRKVSAANTPTQSSSSAFGTAAASSKFDATNGIDEQLKAQVLAEEEAAMNQYKSKVSSPTSSGAAGSSAALTNPFLSSPPASSAGQPIVDLFGAASAQPAAAGAASHHHQAPQATTKASDDLLQLGNPFADMFEASASAGGSGSNAAGGATGATLNANNLWMHNNGFNGASVSSAAATNAFVSDSNFSSVFGNTEPTGFDALGDVLKPASASNQMNVVATTGVYPTGNSGGNSILALQQQQYLLGQQQHQQVPLQHQQLQQLQQQQMHMQPQQPQPAGTGKIITGDLDSSLMSLVDNLNINKTASAKPVQWNSPKNTAKPGANWTPQPMAATTGAGYRPMAHGMTVSPAPITINHPYIHASYPVMPNYMQGMPVMGQAPLTGVQPTMMSAQSNSSTGAAAGATGGIMQPMQPTQNGSGNKSVPLDPFGAL, from the exons ATGACCATGGCAGGGCAAACAATCAACGACAGGCTGCTAGCAGCCCGTCACAGCCTTGCGGGCCAAGGACTGGCCAAGTCCGTATGCAAGGCCACCACTGAGGAATGCATTGGGCCGAAGAAGAAGCATTTGGATT ATTTGGTGCACTGCACAAATGAGCCGAATGTATCGATACCTCATTTGGCCAATTTACTTATCGAGCGTTCACAGAACGCCAACTGGGTGGTGGTCTACAAGTCGCTGATAACCACACATCATCTGATGGCATATGGCAATGAG CGCTTCATGCAATATTTAGCATCAAGCAATTCTACATTCAATCTCAGCTCCTTTCTGGACAAAGGAACTGTGCAAG ATGGTGGCATGGGCGTACCAGGTGGCAGAATGG GTTACGATATGTCCCCATTCATACGACGCTATGCCAAGTATTTGAATGAAAAGTCGCTCTCCTATCGAGCCATGGCCTTTGACTTTTGTAAAGTCAAACGAGG CAAAGAGGAGGGCTCATTGCGGAGCATGAATGCGGACAAACTCTTAAAGACTTTGCCAGTTTTGCAGGCACAATTGGATGGACTTTTAGAGTTTGATTGCCAGTCCAATGACTTGTCCAATG gCGTCATTAATATGAGTTTCATGCTCTTATTTCGCGATCTCATCCGTCTGTTTGCTTGCTATAACGATGGCATCATCAATTTACTGGAGAAATACTTTGATATGAATAAAAAGCTAGCACGCGATGCATTGGATCTCTATAAGAAGTTTTTGGTTCGCATGGATCGTGTGGGGGAATTTTTAAAGGTGGCAGAG AATGTGGGCATTGATAAGGGTGATATACCTGATTTGACCAAGGCCCCAAGCTCTCTTTTGGATGCCTTGGAGCAGCACTTGGCCACGCTGGAAGGTCGTAAAGTATCTGCCGCCAATACGCCCACACAGTCTTCGAG CTCTGCTTTCGGCACTGCGGCCGCTTCCAGTAAATTCGATGCCACCAATGGGATTGATGAGCAGCTTAAGGCACAGGTTCTGGCCGAAGAGGAGGCCGCCATGAATCAGTACAAA TCCAAGGTATCGTCGCCCACTAGTAGCGGTGCTGCTGGCTCAAGCGCTGCACTAACAAATCCATTCCTATCGTCACCGCCAGCCTCATCGGCTGGCCAGCCGATAGTTGATCTGTTTGGTGCCGCGTCGGCACagcccgctgctgctggagcagcGTCCCACCACCACCAGGCGCCACAGGCCACCACCAAGGCCTCTGACGATTTGTTGCAGTTGGGCAATCCCTTTGCCGATatgtttgaagccagtgccagtgctgGCGGCAGCGGCTCTAACGCTGCAGGAGGTGCCACAGGTGCTACACTTAATGCCAATAATTTGTGGATGCATAATAACG GTTTCAATGGCGCTTCAGTCTCCTCCGCTGCTGCAACAAATGCATTCGTTTCCGATAGTAATTTCTCATCCGTTTTTGGTAACACGGAACCAACAG GTTTCGATGCCTTGGGCGATGTACTGAAGCCAGCTTCAGCCAGCAATCAAATGAACGTTGTCGCCACCACAGGTGTCTATCCGACCGGCAACAGCGGCGGCAACTCGATCCTTGcactacagcagcagcagtacctcttggggcagcagcagcatcagcaagtGCCACTGCAACACCAGCAACTccagcagctacagcagcagcagatgcaTATGCAgccgcaacagccacagccggcGGGCACTGGGAAGATAATTACCGGCGATTTGGATAGTTCACTAATGTCACTAGTTGATAacttaaatataaataaaacgGCAAGTGCAAA ACCTGTGCAATGGAATTCACCTAAAAATACAGCGAAACCAGGTGCTAATTGGACACCACAACCAATGGCGGCTACAACTGGTGCTGGCTATCGTCCAATG GCACATGGCATGACCGTAAGTCCTGCGCCAATCACAATCAATCATCCGTATATACATGCTAGTTATCCTGTAATGCCAAATTATATGCAG GGGATGCCGGTGATGGGGCAAGCCCCTTTGACTGGGGTGCAACCGACGATGATGTCGGCGCAAAGTAATTCCTCAacgggagcagcagcaggagcgaCGGGAGGCATCATGCAGCCCATGCAGCCGACGCAGAATGGCAGCGGCAATAAAAGCGTACCACTGGATCCATTTGGTGCGTTATAA
- the LOC108156541 gene encoding phosphatidylinositol-binding clathrin assembly protein LAP isoform X11 → MTMAGQTINDRLLAARHSLAGQGLAKSVCKATTEECIGPKKKHLDYLVHCTNEPNVSIPHLANLLIERSQNANWVVVYKSLITTHHLMAYGNERFMQYLASSNSTFNLSSFLDKGTVQDGGMGVPGGRMGYDMSPFIRRYAKYLNEKSLSYRAMAFDFCKVKRGKEEGSLRSMNADKLLKTLPVLQAQLDGLLEFDCQSNDLSNGVINMSFMLLFRDLIRLFACYNDGIINLLEKYFDMNKKLARDALDLYKKFLVRMDRVGEFLKVAENVGIDKGDIPDLTKAPSSLLDALEQHLATLEGRKVSAANTPTQSSSSAFGTAAASSKFDATNGIDEQLKAQVLAEEEAAMNQYKSKVSSPTSSGAAGSSAALTNPFLSSPPASSAGQPIVDLFGAASAQPAAAGAASHHHQAPQATTKASDDLLQLGNPFADMFEASASAGGSGSNAAGGATGFNGASVSSAAATNAFVSDSNFSSVFGNTEPTGFDALGDVLKPASASNQMNVVATTGVYPTGNSGGNSILALQQQQYLLGQQQHQQVPLQHQQLQQLQQQQMHMQPQQPQPAGTGKIITGDLDSSLMSLVDNLNINKTASAKPVQWNSPKNTAKPGANWTPQPMAATTGAGYRPMAHGMTVSPAPITINHPYIHASYPVMPNYMQGMPVMGQAPLTGVQPTMMSAQSNSSTGAAAGATGGIMQPMQPTQNGSGNKSVPLDPFGAL, encoded by the exons ATGACCATGGCAGGGCAAACAATCAACGACAGGCTGCTAGCAGCCCGTCACAGCCTTGCGGGCCAAGGACTGGCCAAGTCCGTATGCAAGGCCACCACTGAGGAATGCATTGGGCCGAAGAAGAAGCATTTGGATT ATTTGGTGCACTGCACAAATGAGCCGAATGTATCGATACCTCATTTGGCCAATTTACTTATCGAGCGTTCACAGAACGCCAACTGGGTGGTGGTCTACAAGTCGCTGATAACCACACATCATCTGATGGCATATGGCAATGAG CGCTTCATGCAATATTTAGCATCAAGCAATTCTACATTCAATCTCAGCTCCTTTCTGGACAAAGGAACTGTGCAAG ATGGTGGCATGGGCGTACCAGGTGGCAGAATGG GTTACGATATGTCCCCATTCATACGACGCTATGCCAAGTATTTGAATGAAAAGTCGCTCTCCTATCGAGCCATGGCCTTTGACTTTTGTAAAGTCAAACGAGG CAAAGAGGAGGGCTCATTGCGGAGCATGAATGCGGACAAACTCTTAAAGACTTTGCCAGTTTTGCAGGCACAATTGGATGGACTTTTAGAGTTTGATTGCCAGTCCAATGACTTGTCCAATG gCGTCATTAATATGAGTTTCATGCTCTTATTTCGCGATCTCATCCGTCTGTTTGCTTGCTATAACGATGGCATCATCAATTTACTGGAGAAATACTTTGATATGAATAAAAAGCTAGCACGCGATGCATTGGATCTCTATAAGAAGTTTTTGGTTCGCATGGATCGTGTGGGGGAATTTTTAAAGGTGGCAGAG AATGTGGGCATTGATAAGGGTGATATACCTGATTTGACCAAGGCCCCAAGCTCTCTTTTGGATGCCTTGGAGCAGCACTTGGCCACGCTGGAAGGTCGTAAAGTATCTGCCGCCAATACGCCCACACAGTCTTCGAG CTCTGCTTTCGGCACTGCGGCCGCTTCCAGTAAATTCGATGCCACCAATGGGATTGATGAGCAGCTTAAGGCACAGGTTCTGGCCGAAGAGGAGGCCGCCATGAATCAGTACAAA TCCAAGGTATCGTCGCCCACTAGTAGCGGTGCTGCTGGCTCAAGCGCTGCACTAACAAATCCATTCCTATCGTCACCGCCAGCCTCATCGGCTGGCCAGCCGATAGTTGATCTGTTTGGTGCCGCGTCGGCACagcccgctgctgctggagcagcGTCCCACCACCACCAGGCGCCACAGGCCACCACCAAGGCCTCTGACGATTTGTTGCAGTTGGGCAATCCCTTTGCCGATatgtttgaagccagtgccagtgctgGCGGCAGCGGCTCTAACGCTGCAGGAGGTGCCACAG GTTTCAATGGCGCTTCAGTCTCCTCCGCTGCTGCAACAAATGCATTCGTTTCCGATAGTAATTTCTCATCCGTTTTTGGTAACACGGAACCAACAG GTTTCGATGCCTTGGGCGATGTACTGAAGCCAGCTTCAGCCAGCAATCAAATGAACGTTGTCGCCACCACAGGTGTCTATCCGACCGGCAACAGCGGCGGCAACTCGATCCTTGcactacagcagcagcagtacctcttggggcagcagcagcatcagcaagtGCCACTGCAACACCAGCAACTccagcagctacagcagcagcagatgcaTATGCAgccgcaacagccacagccggcGGGCACTGGGAAGATAATTACCGGCGATTTGGATAGTTCACTAATGTCACTAGTTGATAacttaaatataaataaaacgGCAAGTGCAAA ACCTGTGCAATGGAATTCACCTAAAAATACAGCGAAACCAGGTGCTAATTGGACACCACAACCAATGGCGGCTACAACTGGTGCTGGCTATCGTCCAATG GCACATGGCATGACCGTAAGTCCTGCGCCAATCACAATCAATCATCCGTATATACATGCTAGTTATCCTGTAATGCCAAATTATATGCAG GGGATGCCGGTGATGGGGCAAGCCCCTTTGACTGGGGTGCAACCGACGATGATGTCGGCGCAAAGTAATTCCTCAacgggagcagcagcaggagcgaCGGGAGGCATCATGCAGCCCATGCAGCCGACGCAGAATGGCAGCGGCAATAAAAGCGTACCACTGGATCCATTTGGTGCGTTATAA
- the LOC108156541 gene encoding phosphatidylinositol-binding clathrin assembly protein LAP isoform X14, producing the protein MTMAGQTINDRLLAARHSLAGQGLAKSVCKATTEECIGPKKKHLDYLVHCTNEPNVSIPHLANLLIERSQNANWVVVYKSLITTHHLMAYGNERFMQYLASSNSTFNLSSFLDKGTVQDGGMGVPGGRMGYDMSPFIRRYAKYLNEKSLSYRAMAFDFCKVKRGKEEGSLRSMNADKLLKTLPVLQAQLDGLLEFDCQSNDLSNGVINMSFMLLFRDLIRLFACYNDGIINLLEKYFDMNKKLARDALDLYKKFLVRMDRVGEFLKVAENVGIDKGDIPDLTKAPSSLLDALEQHLATLEGRKVSAANTPTQSSSSAFGTAAASSKFDATNGIDEQLKAQVLAEEEAAMNQYKSKVSSPTSSGAAGSSAALTNPFLSSPPASSAGQPIVDLFGAASAQPAAAGAASHHHQAPQATTKASDDLLQLGNPFADMFEASASAGGSGSNAAGGATGDAGDGASPFDWGATDDDVGAK; encoded by the exons ATGACCATGGCAGGGCAAACAATCAACGACAGGCTGCTAGCAGCCCGTCACAGCCTTGCGGGCCAAGGACTGGCCAAGTCCGTATGCAAGGCCACCACTGAGGAATGCATTGGGCCGAAGAAGAAGCATTTGGATT ATTTGGTGCACTGCACAAATGAGCCGAATGTATCGATACCTCATTTGGCCAATTTACTTATCGAGCGTTCACAGAACGCCAACTGGGTGGTGGTCTACAAGTCGCTGATAACCACACATCATCTGATGGCATATGGCAATGAG CGCTTCATGCAATATTTAGCATCAAGCAATTCTACATTCAATCTCAGCTCCTTTCTGGACAAAGGAACTGTGCAAG ATGGTGGCATGGGCGTACCAGGTGGCAGAATGG GTTACGATATGTCCCCATTCATACGACGCTATGCCAAGTATTTGAATGAAAAGTCGCTCTCCTATCGAGCCATGGCCTTTGACTTTTGTAAAGTCAAACGAGG CAAAGAGGAGGGCTCATTGCGGAGCATGAATGCGGACAAACTCTTAAAGACTTTGCCAGTTTTGCAGGCACAATTGGATGGACTTTTAGAGTTTGATTGCCAGTCCAATGACTTGTCCAATG gCGTCATTAATATGAGTTTCATGCTCTTATTTCGCGATCTCATCCGTCTGTTTGCTTGCTATAACGATGGCATCATCAATTTACTGGAGAAATACTTTGATATGAATAAAAAGCTAGCACGCGATGCATTGGATCTCTATAAGAAGTTTTTGGTTCGCATGGATCGTGTGGGGGAATTTTTAAAGGTGGCAGAG AATGTGGGCATTGATAAGGGTGATATACCTGATTTGACCAAGGCCCCAAGCTCTCTTTTGGATGCCTTGGAGCAGCACTTGGCCACGCTGGAAGGTCGTAAAGTATCTGCCGCCAATACGCCCACACAGTCTTCGAG CTCTGCTTTCGGCACTGCGGCCGCTTCCAGTAAATTCGATGCCACCAATGGGATTGATGAGCAGCTTAAGGCACAGGTTCTGGCCGAAGAGGAGGCCGCCATGAATCAGTACAAA TCCAAGGTATCGTCGCCCACTAGTAGCGGTGCTGCTGGCTCAAGCGCTGCACTAACAAATCCATTCCTATCGTCACCGCCAGCCTCATCGGCTGGCCAGCCGATAGTTGATCTGTTTGGTGCCGCGTCGGCACagcccgctgctgctggagcagcGTCCCACCACCACCAGGCGCCACAGGCCACCACCAAGGCCTCTGACGATTTGTTGCAGTTGGGCAATCCCTTTGCCGATatgtttgaagccagtgccagtgctgGCGGCAGCGGCTCTAACGCTGCAGGAGGTGCCACAG GGGATGCCGGTGATGGGGCAAGCCCCTTTGACTGGGGTGCAACCGACGATGATGTCGGCGCAAAGTAA
- the LOC108156541 gene encoding phosphatidylinositol-binding clathrin assembly protein LAP isoform X7, translating to MTMAGQTINDRLLAARHSLAGQGLAKSVCKATTEECIGPKKKHLDYLVHCTNEPNVSIPHLANLLIERSQNANWVVVYKSLITTHHLMAYGNERFMQYLASSNSTFNLSSFLDKGTVQGYDMSPFIRRYAKYLNEKSLSYRAMAFDFCKVKRGKEEGSLRSMNADKLLKTLPVLQAQLDGLLEFDCQSNDLSNGVINMSFMLLFRDLIRLFACYNDGIINLLEKYFDMNKKLARDALDLYKKFLVRMDRVGEFLKVAENVGIDKGDIPDLTKAPSSLLDALEQHLATLEGRKVSAANTPTQSSSHQRNVKSAVSALSSTSSAFGTAAASSKFDATNGIDEQLKAQVLAEEEAAMNQYKSKVSSPTSSGAAGSSAALTNPFLSSPPASSAGQPIVDLFGAASAQPAAAGAASHHHQAPQATTKASDDLLQLGNPFADMFEASASAGGSGSNAAGGATGATLNANNLWMHNNGFNGASVSSAAATNAFVSDSNFSSVFGNTEPTGFDALGDVLKPASASNQMNVVATTGVYPTGNSGGNSILALQQQQYLLGQQQHQQVPLQHQQLQQLQQQQMHMQPQQPQPAGTGKIITGDLDSSLMSLVDNLNINKTASAKPVQWNSPKNTAKPGANWTPQPMAATTGAGYRPMAHGMTVSPAPITINHPYIHASYPVMPNYMQGMPVMGQAPLTGVQPTMMSAQSNSSTGAAAGATGGIMQPMQPTQNGSGNKSVPLDPFGAL from the exons ATGACCATGGCAGGGCAAACAATCAACGACAGGCTGCTAGCAGCCCGTCACAGCCTTGCGGGCCAAGGACTGGCCAAGTCCGTATGCAAGGCCACCACTGAGGAATGCATTGGGCCGAAGAAGAAGCATTTGGATT ATTTGGTGCACTGCACAAATGAGCCGAATGTATCGATACCTCATTTGGCCAATTTACTTATCGAGCGTTCACAGAACGCCAACTGGGTGGTGGTCTACAAGTCGCTGATAACCACACATCATCTGATGGCATATGGCAATGAG CGCTTCATGCAATATTTAGCATCAAGCAATTCTACATTCAATCTCAGCTCCTTTCTGGACAAAGGAACTGTGCAAG GTTACGATATGTCCCCATTCATACGACGCTATGCCAAGTATTTGAATGAAAAGTCGCTCTCCTATCGAGCCATGGCCTTTGACTTTTGTAAAGTCAAACGAGG CAAAGAGGAGGGCTCATTGCGGAGCATGAATGCGGACAAACTCTTAAAGACTTTGCCAGTTTTGCAGGCACAATTGGATGGACTTTTAGAGTTTGATTGCCAGTCCAATGACTTGTCCAATG gCGTCATTAATATGAGTTTCATGCTCTTATTTCGCGATCTCATCCGTCTGTTTGCTTGCTATAACGATGGCATCATCAATTTACTGGAGAAATACTTTGATATGAATAAAAAGCTAGCACGCGATGCATTGGATCTCTATAAGAAGTTTTTGGTTCGCATGGATCGTGTGGGGGAATTTTTAAAGGTGGCAGAG AATGTGGGCATTGATAAGGGTGATATACCTGATTTGACCAAGGCCCCAAGCTCTCTTTTGGATGCCTTGGAGCAGCACTTGGCCACGCTGGAAGGTCGTAAAGTATCTGCCGCCAATACGCCCACACAGTCTTCGAG CCATCAACGCAATGTAAAATCCGCTGTATCTGCACTTTCTTCTACCAGCTCTGCTTTCGGCACTGCGGCCGCTTCCAGTAAATTCGATGCCACCAATGGGATTGATGAGCAGCTTAAGGCACAGGTTCTGGCCGAAGAGGAGGCCGCCATGAATCAGTACAAA TCCAAGGTATCGTCGCCCACTAGTAGCGGTGCTGCTGGCTCAAGCGCTGCACTAACAAATCCATTCCTATCGTCACCGCCAGCCTCATCGGCTGGCCAGCCGATAGTTGATCTGTTTGGTGCCGCGTCGGCACagcccgctgctgctggagcagcGTCCCACCACCACCAGGCGCCACAGGCCACCACCAAGGCCTCTGACGATTTGTTGCAGTTGGGCAATCCCTTTGCCGATatgtttgaagccagtgccagtgctgGCGGCAGCGGCTCTAACGCTGCAGGAGGTGCCACAGGTGCTACACTTAATGCCAATAATTTGTGGATGCATAATAACG GTTTCAATGGCGCTTCAGTCTCCTCCGCTGCTGCAACAAATGCATTCGTTTCCGATAGTAATTTCTCATCCGTTTTTGGTAACACGGAACCAACAG GTTTCGATGCCTTGGGCGATGTACTGAAGCCAGCTTCAGCCAGCAATCAAATGAACGTTGTCGCCACCACAGGTGTCTATCCGACCGGCAACAGCGGCGGCAACTCGATCCTTGcactacagcagcagcagtacctcttggggcagcagcagcatcagcaagtGCCACTGCAACACCAGCAACTccagcagctacagcagcagcagatgcaTATGCAgccgcaacagccacagccggcGGGCACTGGGAAGATAATTACCGGCGATTTGGATAGTTCACTAATGTCACTAGTTGATAacttaaatataaataaaacgGCAAGTGCAAA ACCTGTGCAATGGAATTCACCTAAAAATACAGCGAAACCAGGTGCTAATTGGACACCACAACCAATGGCGGCTACAACTGGTGCTGGCTATCGTCCAATG GCACATGGCATGACCGTAAGTCCTGCGCCAATCACAATCAATCATCCGTATATACATGCTAGTTATCCTGTAATGCCAAATTATATGCAG GGGATGCCGGTGATGGGGCAAGCCCCTTTGACTGGGGTGCAACCGACGATGATGTCGGCGCAAAGTAATTCCTCAacgggagcagcagcaggagcgaCGGGAGGCATCATGCAGCCCATGCAGCCGACGCAGAATGGCAGCGGCAATAAAAGCGTACCACTGGATCCATTTGGTGCGTTATAA
- the LOC108156541 gene encoding phosphatidylinositol-binding clathrin assembly protein LAP isoform X5 — MTMAGQTINDRLLAARHSLAGQGLAKSVCKATTEECIGPKKKHLDYLVHCTNEPNVSIPHLANLLIERSQNANWVVVYKSLITTHHLMAYGNERFMQYLASSNSTFNLSSFLDKGTVQADGGMGVPGGRMGYDMSPFIRRYAKYLNEKSLSYRAMAFDFCKVKRGKEEGSLRSMNADKLLKTLPVLQAQLDGLLEFDCQSNDLSNGVINMSFMLLFRDLIRLFACYNDGIINLLEKYFDMNKKLARDALDLYKKFLVRMDRVGEFLKVAENVGIDKGDIPDLTKAPSSLLDALEQHLATLEGRKVSAANTPTQSSSSHQRNVKSAVSALSSTSSAFGTAAASSKFDATNGIDEQLKAQVLAEEEAAMNQYKSKVSSPTSSGAAGSSAALTNPFLSSPPASSAGQPIVDLFGAASAQPAAAGAASHHHQAPQATTKASDDLLQLGNPFADMFEASASAGGSGSNAAGGATGATLNANNLWMHNNGFNGASVSSAAATNAFVSDSNFSSVFGNTEPTGFDALGDVLKPASASNQMNVVATTGVYPTGNSGGNSILALQQQQYLLGQQQHQQVPLQHQQLQQLQQQQMHMQPQQPQPAGTGKIITGDLDSSLMSLVDNLNINKTASAKPVQWNSPKNTAKPGANWTPQPMAATTGAGYRPMAHGMTVSPAPITINHPYIHASYPVMPNYMQGMPVMGQAPLTGVQPTMMSAQSNSSTGAAAGATGGIMQPMQPTQNGSGNKSVPLDPFGAL; from the exons ATGACCATGGCAGGGCAAACAATCAACGACAGGCTGCTAGCAGCCCGTCACAGCCTTGCGGGCCAAGGACTGGCCAAGTCCGTATGCAAGGCCACCACTGAGGAATGCATTGGGCCGAAGAAGAAGCATTTGGATT ATTTGGTGCACTGCACAAATGAGCCGAATGTATCGATACCTCATTTGGCCAATTTACTTATCGAGCGTTCACAGAACGCCAACTGGGTGGTGGTCTACAAGTCGCTGATAACCACACATCATCTGATGGCATATGGCAATGAG CGCTTCATGCAATATTTAGCATCAAGCAATTCTACATTCAATCTCAGCTCCTTTCTGGACAAAGGAACTGTGCAAG CAGATGGTGGCATGGGCGTACCAGGTGGCAGAATGG GTTACGATATGTCCCCATTCATACGACGCTATGCCAAGTATTTGAATGAAAAGTCGCTCTCCTATCGAGCCATGGCCTTTGACTTTTGTAAAGTCAAACGAGG CAAAGAGGAGGGCTCATTGCGGAGCATGAATGCGGACAAACTCTTAAAGACTTTGCCAGTTTTGCAGGCACAATTGGATGGACTTTTAGAGTTTGATTGCCAGTCCAATGACTTGTCCAATG gCGTCATTAATATGAGTTTCATGCTCTTATTTCGCGATCTCATCCGTCTGTTTGCTTGCTATAACGATGGCATCATCAATTTACTGGAGAAATACTTTGATATGAATAAAAAGCTAGCACGCGATGCATTGGATCTCTATAAGAAGTTTTTGGTTCGCATGGATCGTGTGGGGGAATTTTTAAAGGTGGCAGAG AATGTGGGCATTGATAAGGGTGATATACCTGATTTGACCAAGGCCCCAAGCTCTCTTTTGGATGCCTTGGAGCAGCACTTGGCCACGCTGGAAGGTCGTAAAGTATCTGCCGCCAATACGCCCACACAGTCTTCGAG TAGCCATCAACGCAATGTAAAATCCGCTGTATCTGCACTTTCTTCTACCAGCTCTGCTTTCGGCACTGCGGCCGCTTCCAGTAAATTCGATGCCACCAATGGGATTGATGAGCAGCTTAAGGCACAGGTTCTGGCCGAAGAGGAGGCCGCCATGAATCAGTACAAA TCCAAGGTATCGTCGCCCACTAGTAGCGGTGCTGCTGGCTCAAGCGCTGCACTAACAAATCCATTCCTATCGTCACCGCCAGCCTCATCGGCTGGCCAGCCGATAGTTGATCTGTTTGGTGCCGCGTCGGCACagcccgctgctgctggagcagcGTCCCACCACCACCAGGCGCCACAGGCCACCACCAAGGCCTCTGACGATTTGTTGCAGTTGGGCAATCCCTTTGCCGATatgtttgaagccagtgccagtgctgGCGGCAGCGGCTCTAACGCTGCAGGAGGTGCCACAGGTGCTACACTTAATGCCAATAATTTGTGGATGCATAATAACG GTTTCAATGGCGCTTCAGTCTCCTCCGCTGCTGCAACAAATGCATTCGTTTCCGATAGTAATTTCTCATCCGTTTTTGGTAACACGGAACCAACAG GTTTCGATGCCTTGGGCGATGTACTGAAGCCAGCTTCAGCCAGCAATCAAATGAACGTTGTCGCCACCACAGGTGTCTATCCGACCGGCAACAGCGGCGGCAACTCGATCCTTGcactacagcagcagcagtacctcttggggcagcagcagcatcagcaagtGCCACTGCAACACCAGCAACTccagcagctacagcagcagcagatgcaTATGCAgccgcaacagccacagccggcGGGCACTGGGAAGATAATTACCGGCGATTTGGATAGTTCACTAATGTCACTAGTTGATAacttaaatataaataaaacgGCAAGTGCAAA ACCTGTGCAATGGAATTCACCTAAAAATACAGCGAAACCAGGTGCTAATTGGACACCACAACCAATGGCGGCTACAACTGGTGCTGGCTATCGTCCAATG GCACATGGCATGACCGTAAGTCCTGCGCCAATCACAATCAATCATCCGTATATACATGCTAGTTATCCTGTAATGCCAAATTATATGCAG GGGATGCCGGTGATGGGGCAAGCCCCTTTGACTGGGGTGCAACCGACGATGATGTCGGCGCAAAGTAATTCCTCAacgggagcagcagcaggagcgaCGGGAGGCATCATGCAGCCCATGCAGCCGACGCAGAATGGCAGCGGCAATAAAAGCGTACCACTGGATCCATTTGGTGCGTTATAA